One window of the Colletotrichum lupini chromosome 9, complete sequence genome contains the following:
- a CDS encoding methyltransferase domain-containing protein — MVIRLCSYQTGSTPARAPPLRIILTFANLQFNVQFGHILARHTSPHLRTPGDVDRRRRYQSLLGDRVEQEPREGKRDRISRSAEADQPEKSPSPPLPQSGHRSRSGSGGRQTPPQQDFEAENVVEADTEDDGASSRAGDEVWDEGFDGSSIGNHSASTSLSNSVRDYVFENTRRYHKYMEGRYLMPNDEPEQEREDMKHAMCVNVMDGKLHCAPLENPQKIIDIGTGTGIWAIDNDSLECPNDLEQVLTPSQVGDEYPEADISGIDLSPIQPTWVPPNVRFVVDDAEAEWVWPPSSLDFVHARHMCMAVKNWPRMLSQAFTALKPGGWVELQELRFVLQCDDGTMPGPEEYGYGKFVDLCMSGFRSFGINPLAMERNSEMLRESGFENVVEKVWKVPIGTWPRDQKLKTIGLYNRSMLIDALQAVSMAPLTRGLKWSPAEVEVFLIDVRKSLMNVSIHSYLTFHVVFGQKPHDSY, encoded by the exons CATTCGACTTTGCTCATACCAGACTGGCTCG ACCCCAGCACGCGCTCCCCCTCTCCGTATCATTCTTACGTTCGCGAATCTCCAGTTCAACGTCCAGTTTGGGCACATCCTGGCCAGACACACGAGCCCTCACTTGAGAACCCCAGGCGACGTCGATCGGAGACGGCGGTATCAATCGCTCCTCGGTGATAGAGTCGAGCAGGAACCGCGGGAAGGGAAACGGGACAGAATAAGCCGCTC GGCAGAAGCCGACCAGCCCGAAAAGTCACCCTCCCCCCCTCTGCCTCAATCGGGACACCGCTCGCGATCAGGATCGGGCGGACGGCAGACACCACCACAGCAGGACTTTGAAGCGGAGAACGTGGTCGAGGCCGACACGGAAGATGACGGCGCGTCGTCGCGGGCAGGGGACGAGGTCTGGGACGAAGGGTTCGACGGCAGCAGCATCGGCAACCACTCGGCCTCGACGTCGCTATCCAACAGCGTGCGCGACTACGTCTTTGAGAACACCCGGCGGTATCACAAGTACATGGAGGGCCGGTACCTGATGCCCAACGACGAGCCGGAGCAGGAGCGCGAGGATATGAAGCATGCCATGTGCGTCAATGTCATGGATGGAAAGCTTCATTGCGCGCCGTTGGAGAATCCGCAAAAGATTATTGATATTGGTACGGGGACGGGGATCTGGGCTATTGATA ACGACAGTCTTGAATGCCCAAATGACCTTGAGCAAGTACTGACACCATCTCAAGTGGGCGATGAGTATCCAGAAGCAGACATATCCGGCATCGACCTGAGCCCAATCCAACCAACCTGGGTACCCCCCAACGTCCGCTTCGTCGTCGACGACGCAGAGGCAGAATGGGTCTGGCCACCATCCTCCCTCGACTTTGTGCACGCGCGGCACATGTGCATGGCCGTCAAGAACTGGCCGCGCATGCTCTCCCAAGCCTTTACCGCGCTGAAGCCCGGCGGCTGGGTCGAGCTCCAGGAGTTGCGGTTCGTCCTGCAGTGCGACGACGGGACGATGCCCGGGCCCGAGGAGTACGGCTACGGCAAGTTTGTGGACCTCTGCATGTCCGGGTTCCGGAGCTTCGGCATCAACCCGCTGGCGATGGAGAGGAACTCGGAGATGCTCCGCGAGAGTGGGTTTGAGAATGTTGTTGAAAAGGTGTGGAAGGTGCCCATCGGGACGTGGCCGCGGGACCAGAAGCTCAAGACGATTGGGTTGTATAACCGCAGCATGCTCATTGATGCGCTTCAGGCCGTGAGTATGGCGCCGTTGACAAGGGGGCTCAAATGGAGTCCTGCTGAGGTGGAGGTGTTTTTGATTGATGTGCGGAAGAGCCTGATGAATGTGTCGATACACTCGTATCTGACGTTCCATGTGGTGTTCGGGCAGAAGCCTCATGACAGCTACTAG
- a CDS encoding endonuclease/Exonuclease/phosphatase produces the protein MKSYLVTTLLFGASLVSCQPSDLALRFITYNIRWATPDPGTNEAPWSARRPRLFSQLNYETAARPESLVCMQEVVEEQLLDIAQDLGQAWSHVGVGRDDGVAAGEFSPIYYRPGTWTLTENRTYWLSETPDVPGSKGWDAALPRIVTVASFQHVESGLPLVYMCTHFDHVGQVAREHSAELLVGLAKEWENSTEGAVPVFLGGDLNIEPDNAAYQILIADENLHDVRDVVPESRRVGYSKTYTAFTDDTSDDTFLDHLFVRNPAVRGMEFLTHAVLPNHFDDGVYISDHRPVVADVMIDV, from the coding sequence ATGAAGTCTTACCTGGTCACAACGTTGTTATTTGGAGCGAGCCTGGTCAGTTGCCAACCATCCGACCTCGCTCTACGCTTCATAACCTACAACATCCGTTGGGCCACCCCAGACCCAGGAACCAACGAAGCACCTTGGTCCGCCCGCAGACCTCGCCTCTTCTCTCAGCTCAACTACGAGACCGCAGCCCGGCCCGAATCACTTGTCTGCATGCAAGAAGTTGTCGAAGAACAACTCCTCGACATCGCCCAAGACCTGGGCCAAGCCTGGTCCCACGTCGGCGTCGGCCGTGATGACGGCGTCGCTGCCGGGGAGTTTTCGCCAATCTACTACCGGCCGGGCACTTGGACTCTCACGGAGAACCGGACGTACTGGTTGAGCGAAACACCTGATGTCCCCGGGTCCAAGGGCTGGGACGCCGCGCTCCCGCGCATCGTCACCGTCGCGTCGTTCCAGCATGTAGAGAGTGGACTGCCGCTGGTGTATATGTGCACGCACTTTGACCACGTGGGCCAGGTTGCAAGGGAACATAGTGCAGAGCTCTTGGTCGGCTTGGCGAAGGAGTGGGAGAACTCGACAGAGGGGGCTGTGCCGGTGTTTCTGGGCGGCGACTTGAACATTGAGCCGGATAATGCGGCGTATCAGATTTTGATCGCGGATGAGAACTTGCACGATGTTCGGGATGTAGTTCCTGAGTCTAGGAGGGTGGGATACTCGAAGACGTACACTGCGTTCACGGATGACACGTCGGATGATACGTTTCTTGACCATTTGTTTGTGCGCAATCCGGCGGTTAGAGGGATGGAGTTTTTGACTCATGCGGTTCTGCCGAACCATTTTGACGATGGTGTGTATATATCAGATCATCGACCTGTTGTCGCTGATGTTATGATTGATGTGTAG
- a CDS encoding cytochrome P450: MSTIETTSSPLDVSSSYLSARTVLGLAGLWLLYQVAKALYNISPLHPLSHIPGPKLSAATYIPEFYYDVILFGRYTREISRMHEQYGPIVRISPHEVHCNDVNFSDDIYAVSGRKRDKPVHQINGSALGESGFGTVNHDSHRVRRIPLAKFFSRGNIARLEGDVHDLVQKLCDKLLSQREAFDVTMAYSCFTSDAISGYCFGESFGFLRQDGWYPNFREPTASILRPVFVFRFFPWTKSFAVLGEWLVDYLPADIALLIRTLKIDIPNKVKHTKAELDAGIRHERPTVFGSLLESDLELLEKNPQRLADEAAAVVGAGTETTSWALGVITYHLLTKPHLLKKLQDELKAVVDDPKHLPGWTSLENLPYLGAVLQEGLRLSYGVSARTARVPTEENLVYRGEFNKKPVEYVIPAGYAVGMSAVITHHDETVFPDSYQFIPERWLDENNQRRKDVEKGMLAFSKGSRSCLGMNLALCELNLCLTALALRVLPKMRLYETTDEDVAYDHDMFIPVTKPGSNGVRVTIV, from the exons ATGTCAACCATCGAGACTACGTCGTCGCCCCTCGACGTCTCCTCGTCGTACCTCTCGGCCCGTACCGTGCTCGGTCTTGCCGGCCTATGGCTGCTATACCAGGTTGCAAAGGCGCTCTACAACATCTCGCCTTTGCATCCTTTGAGCCACATTCCCGGACCTAAACTGTCTGCAGCCACATACATCCCCGAATTTTACTACGATGTCATTCTTTTCGGTCGCTACACCAGGGAGATTAGCCGCATGCACGAGCAGTATG GCCCCATCGTCCGCATCAGCCCCCACGAAGTACACTGCAACGACGTCAACTTTTCAGATGATATCTACGCCGTCAGTGGTCGCAAGCGCGACAAGCCTGTCCACCAGATTAACGGTTCTGC CTTGGGCGAGTCTGGCTTCGGAACCGTGAACCATGATTCGCATCGCGTTCGTCGCATCCCCCTGGCCAAGTTCTTCTCTCGCGGCAATATTGCGCGCCTCGAAGGCGACGTTCACGATCTGGTCCAGAAGCTTTGCGACAAGCTGCTTTCTCAGCGGGAGGCTTTCGACGTGACAATGGCTTACAGCTGCTTCACCTCTGACGCTATCTCCGGATATTGCTTCGGTGAGAGCTTCGGTTTCCTCAGACAAGATGGCTGGTACCCCAACTTTCGGGAGCCGACTGCCTCCATCCTGAGACCTGTCTTTGTCTTCCGATTCTTTCCCTGGACCAAGTCCTTTGCCGTTCTTGGAGAGTG GCTTGTGGATTACTTACCTGCCGACATTGCCCTGCTCATCCGCACGCTCAAGATTGATATTCCCAACAAGGTGAAGCACACCAAAGCCGAGCTCGACGCCGGCATCCGGCACGAGCGCCCCACAGTCTTCGGGTCCCTCCTGGAGTCAGACCTGGAGCTGCTCGAGAAGAACCCACAGCGCCTAGCCGACGAGGCGGCCGCCGTTGTGGGCGCGGGAACCGAGACCACCAGCTGGGCCCTGGGTGTCATCACGTACCACCTCCTCACCAAGCCCCATCTGCTCAAGAAGCTCCAGGACGAGTTGAAGGCCGTCGTCGACGACCCCAAGCACCTCCCCGGCTGGACGAGTCTCGAGAACCTGCCTTATCTGGGTGCTGTCCTCCAGGAGGGCCTTCGCCTTTCGTACGGTGTCTCTGCGCGTACTGCTCGTGTGCCTACTGAGGAGAACCTGGTCTACCGCGGCGAGTTCAACAAGAAGCCTGTCGAGTATGTCATTCCTGCTGGCTACGCTGTTGGCATGTCTGCTGTGATCACGCACCATGACGAGACTGTGTTCCCCGACTCGTATCAGTTTATTCCCGAGCGCTGGCTGGACGAGAACAACCAACGCCGAAAGGATGTTGAGAAGGGTATGCTTGCCTTTTCCAAGGGCAGCAGATCTTGCTTAGGCATGAA CCTTGCCTTGTGTGAGCTCAACTTGTGCTTGACGGCGCTTGCTCTGCGTGTTCTACCCAAGATGCGTCTGTATGAGACGACGGACGAGGACGTTGCTTACGATCACGACATGTTCATTCCCGTGACTAAGCCGGGGTCGAATGGCGTGCGGGTGACGATAGTCTAA